The following proteins are encoded in a genomic region of Cricetulus griseus strain 17A/GY chromosome 7, alternate assembly CriGri-PICRH-1.0, whole genome shotgun sequence:
- the Mycn gene encoding N-myc proto-oncogene protein isoform X2, whose product MPSCTASTMPGMICKNPDLEFDSLQPCFYPDEDDFYFGGPDSTPPGEDIWKKFELLPTPPLSPSRAFPEHSPEPSNWATEMLLPEADLWGNPAEEDAFGLGGLGGLTPNPVILQDCMWSGFSAREKLERAVNEKLQHGHGPPGAGTACPAPGVGASNPGGRALSGTASAGRTGATLPTDLSHPAAECVDPAVVFPFPVNKREPAPVAAAPISTPATSAVVTTVSAPIAAPVAAPVRAGGRPANSEHKALSTSGEDTLSDSDDEDDEEEDEEEEIDVVTVEKRRSSSNNKAVTTFTITVRPKTSALGVGRAQPGELILKRCVPIHQQHNYAAPSPYVESEDAPPQKKLKSEVSPRPLKNVVPAKAKSLSPRNSDSEDSERRRNHNILERQRRNDLRSSFLTLRDHVPELVKNEKAAKVVILKKATEYVHALQTSEHQLLQEKEKLQARQQQLLKKIEHARTC is encoded by the exons ATGCCCAGCTGCACCGCGTCCACCATGCCGGGGATGATCTGCAAGAACCCAGACCTCGAGTTTGACTCGCTGCAGCCCTGCTTCTATCCAGACGAAGATGACTTCTACTTCGGCGGTCCCGATTCGACCCCACCGGGGGAGGACATCTGGAAGAAGTTTGAGCTGCTGCCCACGCCCCCGTTGTCGCCCAGCCGCGCCTTCCCAGAGCACAGCCCGGAGCCCTCGAATTGGGCCACAGAGATGCTGCTGCCGGAGGCCGACCTGTGGGGCAACCCGGCAGAGGAGGATGCTTTCGGTCTAGGGGGACTGGGTGGTCTCACCCCTAACCCGGTCATCCTTCAGGACTGTATGTGGAGCGGTTTCTCCGCCCGCGAGAAGCTGGAGCGCGCGGTGAACGAGAAGCTGCAGCACGGCCACGGGCCCCCGGGCGCCGGCACAGCCTGCCCGGCTCCGGGAGTTGGTGCCAGCAACCCCGGTGGCCGTGCCCTTAGCGGGACGGCGAGTGCTGGCCGCACCGGGGCCACCCTGCCCACCGACCTCTCCCACCCAGCTGCCGAGTGCGTGGACCCCGCCGTGGTCTTCCCTTTCCCGGTGAACAAGCGTGAGCCGGCGCCGGTGGCCGCTGCCCCCATCAGTACCCCTGCGACCAGCGCTGTGGTCACTACGGTGTCTGCTCCGATTGCTGCCCCGGTGGCCGCTCCTGTTCGTGCAGGCGGCCGTCCTGCCAACAGTGAGCACAAGGCCCTCAGTACCTCCGGAGAGGACACCTTGAGCGACTCAG ATGATGAAGATGacgaggaggaagatgaagaggaggaaatagaTGTGGTCACCGTGGAGAAGAGACGCTCCTCCTCTAACAACAAGGCTGTTACCACCTTCACCATCACTGTGCGTCCCAAGACCTCAGCTCTGGGTGTGGGGCGGGCACAGCCTGGCGAGCTGATTCTCAAGCGCTGTGTTCCCATCCACCAGCAGCACAATTATGCTGCTCCCTCACCCTATGTGGAGAGCGAGGATGCGCCACCACAGAAGAAACTCAAGAGCGAGGTTTCTCCACGCCCCCTCAAGAATGTGGTCCCAGCAAAAGCTAAGAGCTTGAGCCCCCGAAACTCAGACTCGGAGGACAGCGAGCGTCGCCGCAACCACAACATCCTGGAGCGCCAGCGCCGCAATGACCTGCGTTCCAGCTTCCTGACCCTCAGGGACCATGTGCCTGAGCTGGTGAAGAACGAGAAGGCTGCCAAGGTGGTCATCTTGAAAAAGGCCACCGAGTACGTCCACGCCCTGCAGACCAGCGAGCACCAGCTCCTGCAGGAAAAGGAGAAACTGCAGGCGAGACAGCAGCAGTTGCTAAAGAAGATCGAACATGCTCGGACTTGCTAA